From a region of the Salvelinus alpinus chromosome 2, SLU_Salpinus.1, whole genome shotgun sequence genome:
- the LOC139568427 gene encoding zinc finger protein 850-like yields the protein MNQETSVPSSLSLQPSSPLPLPVTPGRTSPGNTFLLGLKRLSVLLVDCRKTPELRASPNRHSLSRRGLSTWKAKHHDAEEAEKSLSRSEHLKKHQQRPTRKKSHCCSDCGKSYTSKVNLRGHQRIHTGEKPHCCSQCGASLCTASALEGHMRIHTGEKPYQCSECGQRFKDSSGLRIHERIKHTGEKPHCCSDCGKRFATSQSLKAHWRIHTGERPFHCSECGKSFKQASALSEHKLIHTGEKPYHCEQCGGSFSSAKLLRIHQRIHTGEKPYQCADCGKSFRFVSSLRRHQLRHTGEKPHQCTECGKRFAVKTGLLRHNKVHTGEKGYQCPECGKKLGSSHSLEQHKRTHTGQKPFHCSHCKLSFATNSALYKHQRIHTGEKPHSCNVCQRSFGRSDHLKIHMHIHTGEKPYHCSKCELSFTNNRSLKEHEVRHTEEKPHCCSQCGASLSSARALEGHMRIHTGEKPYECSECGQKFAHRTSLGTHRRIHTGEKSYHCSDCKKSFPRLGSLKAHKFTHSEKKMYHCSQCESSCTTPGALKNHQLIHTGEKPYHCFHCDKSFLWQQSLKEHERLHKGEKPYSCSDCENNFATMATLRIHQRRHTGERPYQCPFPDCGKSFAQASALKVHKRRHTGEKPHHCDQCGMSFVTSGDLQSHQQTHSKKKPYCCTECGLSFSRSDSLKIHQRVHTGERPYSCSECDKSYTLKGHLTRHQLTHTGEKPHPCSDCGKSFILSGTLKTHQLTHTGEKPYHCFDCKKSFTTKGQLTGHQQRHTGEKPHYCSECSKSFKCSMDLRCHVQRIHSGTPYHCILCERSFSSPQHLKYHQMTHTGEKPFICTDCGKRFTQAGVLTYHRRIHTGEKPHSCDQCDKSFSKRSSLQSHQRTHTGEKPYSCDECGKRFTNSGTLVSHKRIHT from the exons ATGAATCAG GAAACATCTGtcccgtcctctctctccctccaaccctcctcccCCCTACCCCTCCCGGTAACCCCGGGTCGTACCTCTCCCGGTAACACCTTCCTGCTGGGTCTGAAGAGGCTGTCTGTGCTGCTGGTCGACTGCAGGAAAACACCAGAGCTAA GGGCCAGTCCTAACCGTCACTCTCTCAGTAGAAGGGGCTTGTCAACTTGGAAGGCTAAACATCATGATGCTGAGGAGGCAGAGaaaagtctctccagatcagaacatctcaagaaacaccagcagagacccacaaggaagaaatctcactgctgctctgactgtgggaagagttacACCTCTAAAGTAAACCTTAGAGGACACCAGAGAATTCATACTGGAGAGAAACCTCACTGCTGCTCCCAGTGTGGCGCCAGCCTCTGCACTGCCAGTGCACTAGAAGGACACATGCGGATTCACACTGGAGAAAAACCGTACCAGTGCTCAGAATGTGGGCAGAGATTTAAAGACTCCAGTGGTTTACGGATACATGAGAGAATAAAACACACTGGCGAAAAACCACACTGTTGCTCTGACTGCGGGAAGAGATTTGCTACATCACAAAGCTTAAAAGCTCACTGGCGGATTCACACTGGAGAGAGACCGTTCCACTGCTCtgagtgtgggaagagtttcaaaCAAGCTTCAGCACTATCTGAACACAAActaatacacacaggagaaaagccttaccactGTGAGCAGTGCGGGGGGAGCTTTTCCTCGGCTAAGTTACTCAGAATACATCAGAGgattcacacaggggagaaaccttaCCAATGCgctgactgtgggaaaagcttcagaTTTGTGTCTTCTTTAAGACGTCACCAGCTAAGACATACTGGAGAGAAGCCCCACCAATGTACTGAGTGTGGGAAGAGGTTTGCTGTTAAGACTGGACTCTTGCGACATAACAAAGTGCACACTGGAGAGAAAGGCTACCAATGCCCAGAGTGTGGCAAGAAGCTAGGATCATCTCATTCTCTAGAGCAGCATAAgcgaacacacactggacagaaaCCCTTCCACTGCTCCCACTGTAAATTGAGCTTTGCCACTAATTCAGCCCTGTAcaaacaccagagaattcacacaGGTGAGAAACCACACAGCTGCAATGTTTGCCAGAGGAGTTTTGGACGGTCAGATCACCTGAAAATTCACATGCATATTCACACGGGAGAAAAGCCATACCACTGCTCTAAGTGCGAGCTGAGTTTCACTAACAACAGATCTCTGAAAGAACACGAGGTCAGACACACAGAAGAGAAACCTCACTGCTGCTCCCAGTGCGGTGCTAGTCTCTCTTCTGCCAGGGCACTGGAAGGACACATGCGgattcacactggagagaaaccataCGAGTGCTCTGAATGTGGGCAGAAGTTTGCACACAGAACCAGTCTTGGGACACACagaagaatacacacaggagagaaatcttatcaCTGCTCTGACTGCAAGAAGAGCTTTCCAAGACTTGGCTCTTTAAAGGCACATAAGTTCACACATTCAGAGAAGAAGATGTACCACTGCTCTCAGTGTGAGTCGAGCTGCACAACGCCAGGCGCATTGAAGAATCACCAGCttatacacactggagagaagccttaccactgcttcCACTGTGATAAGAGCTTCCTTTGGCAACAGTCTCTCAAAGAACACGAGCGTCTTCACAAGGGAGAGAAACCGTATTCTTGCTCAGACTGCGAGAACAACTTTGCCACAATGGCAACCTTGCGAATTCACCAGCgaagacacacaggagagaggccaTACCAATGCCCTTTccctgactgtgggaagagttttgcccAGGCCAGCGCCTTGAAAGTTCACAAGAGAaggcacacaggagagaagccgcaccactgtgatcagtgtgggatgAGTTTTGTCACGTCAGGTGACTTGCAATCTCACCAGCAAACTCACTCCAAAAAGAAGCCATACTGCTGCACAGAGTGTGGACTCAGTTTTTCTAGATCTGACTCCTTAAAGATTCACCAGAGAgtccacacaggagagaggccGTACAGCTGCTCAGAGTGTGACAAGAGTTACACTTTGAAGGGTCACCTTACTAGACACCagctgacacacacaggagagaaacctcacccctgctctgactgtgggaagagttttattctCTCAGGCACCTTAAAAACACATCAgttaacacacacaggagagaagccttaccactgtttTGATTGCAAGAAGAGTTTTACCACTAAGGGTCAACTGACTGGACACCagcagagacacacaggagagaaacctcactACTGCTCCGAGTGCAGCAAGAGCTTCAAGTGTTCAATGGACCTGAGATGCCACGTTCAGCGCATACACAGTGGGACACCCTACCACTGCATCCTCTGTGAGCGCAGCTTCAGCTCCCCACAGCATCTGAAGTACCACCAGATGACACACACGGGAGAGAAACCATTCATATGCACCGACTGCGGAAAGAGATTCACTCAGGCCGGGGTTTTGACGTACCACAGGAGGATTCACACCGGAGAGAAACCTcacagctgtgatcagtgtgacaAGAGTTTCAGTAAAAGGAGCAGTCTGCAATCACACCAGCGGacacatacaggagagaagccttacagctgtgatgaatgtgggaagagattcactaATTCAGGAACCCTGGTTTCGCACAAGAGAATACACACCTGA